A genomic region of Bosea sp. 124 contains the following coding sequences:
- a CDS encoding glucose 1-dehydrogenase, which yields MRLKGKTALVTGAAQGFGLGIAETFVREGARVAVLDINGDKAKEAAAAIGHGAFAVACDVAKASSVEEAVRSVLATVGRLDIVVNNAGISHRNQPMLDVTEDEFDRVFAVNVKSIYLMAKAVVPHFREHGGGVILNIGSTAGLRPRPGLTWYNGSKGAANLLSQSMAVELAPDRIRVNAIAPVAGETPLLATFMGEDTPERRKAFTATIPWGRFSMPQDIANAALFLCSDEAEMVNGTVLAVDGGRCV from the coding sequence TTCGGGCTCGGCATCGCCGAGACCTTCGTGCGCGAAGGCGCGCGTGTCGCCGTGCTCGACATCAACGGTGACAAGGCGAAGGAGGCGGCTGCGGCGATCGGCCATGGCGCCTTCGCCGTCGCCTGCGATGTCGCCAAGGCAAGCAGCGTCGAGGAGGCGGTCAGGAGCGTGCTCGCGACCGTCGGGAGGCTCGACATCGTCGTCAACAATGCCGGCATCAGTCACCGCAACCAGCCGATGCTCGACGTAACCGAAGACGAGTTCGACCGTGTGTTTGCCGTCAACGTGAAGTCGATCTACCTGATGGCGAAGGCTGTGGTGCCGCATTTTCGCGAGCATGGCGGCGGCGTCATCCTGAATATTGGCTCGACGGCGGGCTTGCGTCCGCGCCCCGGCCTGACTTGGTACAACGGCTCGAAGGGCGCGGCGAACCTGCTGTCGCAATCGATGGCGGTGGAGTTGGCGCCGGACCGCATCCGGGTCAATGCGATCGCGCCGGTCGCCGGCGAGACGCCGCTGCTGGCGACCTTCATGGGCGAGGACACGCCCGAGAGGCGCAAGGCCTTCACGGCGACGATTCCCTGGGGGCGTTTCTCGATGCCGCAGGACATCGCTAATGCGGCCCTGTTCCTCTGTTCGGACGAGGCCGAGATGGTCAACGGTACCGTGCTCGCGGTGGATGGCGGCCGCTGCGTCTGA
- a CDS encoding MBL fold metallo-hydrolase has product MNPILRFHGAAGGVTGSCYEIETRAARVLIDCGLFQGSKSEKELNYGAFPFEPASVDAVVLTHAHIDHSGLLPKLVKHGFRGAMHATSATIDLCSVMLPDSAHIQEIEVEHLNRRNAQRGRPLVAPIYDLDDAMACITLFKAAGYGAWSQVAEGIKARFWNAGHLLGSASVEIEIDQEGDGRPLRLLFSGDVGPGHKLFQTGPEGPSDIDYLICESTYGDRDRPEMSREKRRSLLAAEANHAVRAQGPLIIPSFAVERTQELLVDLFLLTQAGTIPNAPIFVDSPLATRASAIFERHAGEIEQGQVLRQALNSRDIRFTETVEQSKAINRLSGFFVVIAASGMCDAGRIRHHLKANLWRKNATIMMAGFQAQGSLGRILVDGARRVRIQGEEIEVRARISQLDLYSGHADASELVDWVKARRPLRHTVFLTHGEQSGIDGLRERLSAVLPPETIIAPELDQAFELSVSGADAVELNRTRRLAPEKIGRLDWHNDLSRLLLDVTETVNRAADEKGRAALIRKLRRALDEIES; this is encoded by the coding sequence ATGAACCCTATACTGCGTTTCCACGGCGCGGCCGGCGGCGTGACCGGATCCTGCTACGAAATCGAGACCCGCGCGGCGCGCGTCCTGATCGATTGCGGCCTTTTCCAGGGCTCGAAATCCGAAAAGGAGCTGAACTACGGCGCGTTTCCGTTCGAGCCGGCATCGGTCGATGCAGTCGTCCTGACGCATGCCCATATCGACCACAGCGGCCTTCTGCCGAAGCTCGTCAAGCACGGCTTCCGGGGTGCGATGCATGCAACATCCGCCACCATCGATCTGTGCTCGGTGATGCTGCCCGACTCTGCCCATATCCAGGAGATCGAGGTCGAACATCTCAATCGCCGCAACGCTCAGCGTGGCCGCCCACTCGTCGCGCCGATCTACGATTTGGACGACGCCATGGCCTGCATCACCTTGTTCAAGGCTGCCGGATACGGCGCGTGGTCGCAGGTCGCCGAAGGCATCAAAGCGCGATTCTGGAATGCGGGGCATCTGCTCGGTTCGGCCTCCGTCGAGATTGAGATCGATCAGGAAGGTGACGGCAGACCGTTGCGACTGCTGTTCTCGGGGGATGTCGGCCCCGGTCACAAGCTGTTCCAGACGGGGCCGGAAGGGCCGTCGGATATCGACTACCTGATCTGCGAATCGACCTACGGCGATCGCGATCGGCCTGAAATGTCGCGCGAGAAGCGGCGCTCCCTGCTGGCTGCGGAAGCCAACCACGCGGTGCGGGCGCAAGGCCCCCTCATCATTCCGTCCTTCGCGGTCGAGCGAACCCAGGAACTGCTGGTCGATCTGTTCCTGCTGACCCAGGCGGGGACGATCCCGAATGCCCCGATCTTTGTCGACTCGCCGCTGGCGACGCGCGCGAGCGCCATCTTCGAGCGCCATGCCGGCGAGATCGAGCAGGGTCAGGTCCTTCGGCAGGCGCTGAATTCCCGCGATATCCGCTTCACCGAGACGGTCGAGCAGAGCAAGGCGATCAACCGGCTGAGCGGATTCTTCGTCGTGATCGCCGCCAGCGGCATGTGCGATGCGGGGCGCATCCGCCATCATCTCAAGGCCAATCTCTGGCGCAAGAACGCCACGATCATGATGGCAGGCTTTCAGGCGCAGGGCTCTCTCGGCAGAATTCTCGTCGACGGTGCCAGGCGGGTGCGAATCCAGGGCGAGGAGATCGAGGTTAGGGCGCGGATCAGCCAGCTCGATCTCTATTCCGGCCACGCCGACGCGAGTGAACTGGTCGACTGGGTCAAGGCGAGACGCCCGCTCCGCCACACCGTCTTCCTGACCCATGGCGAACAATCCGGGATCGATGGCCTGCGCGAGCGGCTCTCGGCCGTGTTGCCGCCGGAAACGATCATCGCCCCCGAACTGGACCAGGCTTTCGAACTGAGCGTGTCCGGTGCCGATGCGGTCGAGCTCAACCGGACGCGGCGTCTGGCTCCGGAGAAGATCGGCCGCCTCGACTGGCATAACGACCTTTCGCGGCTCCTCCTCGATGTCACGGAAACGGTCAACCGGGCGGCCGACGAGAAGGGGCGGGCGGCGCTGATCAGGAAGCTGCGCCGGGCACTGGACGAGATCGAATCCTGA
- a CDS encoding AraC family transcriptional regulator, with protein sequence MQLFSNKLSLSAGRFQVEAGERVVGPMRAGLKIGVILDGRQSLELDDRPAVMVAGPSLLIAANSGEHMQRRTGLAGGKLRCALLQFDLDFVESEFGAQFDALHGFMRGDAALWVRPASAALCALALQLAEPAVADNLHRLYLAGKALELAAVALDTVMTDVPARPARMPHRTAERVREARDIMLSRLQDPPGLAELARMTGLNPTNLTSGFRQLFGASVFGYLQEQRLQRAHALIDSGEMTVAEAAFQVGYTPAHFSSLFRKRFGMPPSALR encoded by the coding sequence TTGCAGCTCTTCTCGAACAAGCTCTCCCTGTCCGCCGGCCGCTTCCAGGTCGAGGCGGGCGAGCGCGTCGTCGGCCCGATGCGGGCGGGGTTGAAGATCGGCGTGATCCTCGACGGACGCCAGTCGCTGGAGCTGGACGACCGGCCCGCGGTGATGGTGGCAGGTCCGTCCCTGCTGATCGCCGCCAACAGCGGCGAACACATGCAGAGACGCACCGGCCTGGCCGGCGGCAAACTGCGCTGCGCGCTGCTTCAGTTCGACCTCGATTTCGTCGAGAGCGAGTTCGGCGCGCAGTTCGATGCGCTGCACGGCTTCATGCGGGGCGACGCCGCGCTCTGGGTCAGGCCGGCCAGCGCCGCGCTCTGCGCGCTGGCGCTGCAACTGGCCGAGCCCGCCGTCGCCGACAACCTGCATCGGCTCTATCTCGCTGGCAAAGCGCTCGAACTCGCGGCGGTGGCGCTGGACACCGTGATGACGGATGTGCCGGCGCGTCCGGCGCGCATGCCGCATCGCACGGCGGAGCGCGTGCGCGAGGCCCGCGACATCATGCTGTCGCGGCTGCAGGACCCGCCGGGGCTGGCCGAACTCGCCCGGATGACCGGCCTAAACCCGACCAATCTGACCTCCGGTTTCCGCCAGCTCTTCGGCGCCAGCGTGTTCGGCTATCTGCAGGAGCAGCGGTTGCAGCGTGCCCATGCCCTGATCGATTCCGGCGAGATGACGGTGGCGGAGGCGGCATTCCAGGTCGGCTACACGCCGGCCCATTTCTCCAGCCTGTTCCGGAAGCGTTTCGGCATGCCGCCGAGCGCCCTGCGCTGA
- a CDS encoding TonB-dependent siderophore receptor: MMEHSSVTTVKATDGAAGTTPARRAPLTALAGVALGAIICAGTARAQSGDDITLDTIQVQGERASGPVNGYVGRRSDTATKTDTPLIETPQSVTVVTRQQMADQGAQSVGQALRYTASVLAETRLSAGRYDSAFIRGFGGSGGGAGFINNLDGLRYQRGVSFLVPAYEPWGLERVEVLRGPSSVVFGQVKPGGIVNMVSKRPKDEAHGEVQLQFGSYQRAQMAFDIGGPIDPEKTWLYRVVGLGRAADTQVDFTREERIFVAPSVTYRPNGATSFTLMASFQRDPETGFYGFIPAVGTVLPSRAGRIRSDFFPGEPSYEGYSRNQANLGYAFEHRFNDVFSFRQNVRVSDLESRMHTVAVAGIGADQRTLTRRVTASNESARTAGIDNQLQADFRTGPLTHKLLFGIDGYWMDGKAFTGAGGTVQTLDFTNPIYGRRPFVVPAIPGTSQTTTQYGVYLQDQIKLDRLSLLVGGRFDSAEARTRALTTGVLTKQDDTARTGRVALMYNFDNGFAPYASYSTSFEPVAGTTFAGTPFKPTEGEQYEVGFKYELPGANAFIQAAAYELTQTNVSTSDLANVGFQVQTGEVRARGIEVEARATVFDNLDLIAAYAYTDAEVTKSNGVDLGKRPTVVPRHMASLWGHYTFRTGMLAGLGLGAGVRYVGEGAGDPGNTFFTPDYTLVDAAISYDFGAANPALKAWKLQVNAHNLFDKEYISGCYAAVQCSFGLRRTVLATLSYRW; this comes from the coding sequence ATGATGGAACATTCGAGCGTCACCACGGTGAAGGCCACAGACGGCGCGGCTGGAACGACGCCCGCACGGCGGGCACCTCTGACGGCTCTCGCCGGTGTCGCGCTCGGAGCCATCATCTGTGCGGGCACAGCCCGGGCGCAGAGCGGCGACGACATCACGCTCGACACGATCCAGGTTCAGGGCGAGCGGGCGAGCGGGCCGGTCAACGGTTATGTCGGGCGGCGCAGCGATACGGCGACCAAGACCGACACGCCCCTGATCGAGACGCCGCAATCGGTGACGGTGGTGACGCGTCAGCAGATGGCCGACCAGGGCGCGCAGAGCGTCGGTCAGGCCCTGCGCTACACCGCCAGCGTGCTGGCGGAGACGCGGTTGTCGGCGGGGCGCTATGACAGCGCCTTTATCCGCGGCTTCGGCGGCAGCGGCGGCGGAGCCGGCTTCATCAACAATCTCGATGGGTTGCGCTATCAGCGCGGCGTGAGCTTCCTCGTGCCGGCTTACGAGCCATGGGGGCTGGAGCGTGTCGAGGTGCTGCGCGGTCCGTCCTCGGTGGTCTTCGGGCAGGTCAAGCCGGGCGGCATCGTCAACATGGTCAGCAAGCGCCCGAAGGACGAGGCGCATGGCGAGGTCCAGCTCCAGTTCGGCAGCTATCAGCGCGCCCAGATGGCTTTCGACATCGGCGGGCCGATCGATCCCGAGAAGACCTGGCTCTATCGTGTGGTCGGTCTCGGCCGCGCCGCCGACACGCAGGTCGATTTCACCCGCGAGGAGCGCATCTTCGTCGCGCCATCAGTGACCTACAGGCCGAACGGCGCGACCAGCTTCACGCTGATGGCCTCGTTCCAGCGTGACCCGGAGACCGGCTTCTACGGCTTCATCCCCGCCGTCGGCACAGTGCTGCCGAGCCGCGCCGGCCGCATCCGCAGCGACTTCTTCCCGGGCGAGCCGAGCTATGAGGGCTACAGCCGCAATCAGGCCAATCTCGGCTATGCCTTCGAGCATCGCTTCAACGACGTCTTCTCCTTCCGGCAGAACGTCCGCGTCTCCGACCTCGAATCGCGCATGCATACGGTCGCCGTCGCTGGCATCGGCGCCGACCAGCGCACGCTGACCCGGCGCGTCACCGCTTCCAACGAAAGCGCCCGCACGGCCGGCATCGACAATCAGCTCCAGGCCGATTTCCGCACAGGCCCGCTGACGCACAAGCTGCTGTTCGGCATCGACGGCTACTGGATGGACGGCAAGGCCTTCACCGGCGCCGGCGGCACCGTCCAGACGCTCGACTTCACCAACCCGATCTACGGCCGGCGGCCTTTCGTCGTGCCGGCCATACCGGGCACTTCGCAGACCACGACGCAATACGGCGTCTATCTGCAGGACCAGATCAAGCTCGACCGCCTGTCGTTGCTCGTCGGCGGCCGCTTCGACAGTGCCGAGGCGCGCACGCGAGCCCTCACCACGGGCGTCCTGACCAAGCAGGACGACACGGCACGCACCGGCCGCGTCGCCCTGATGTATAATTTCGACAACGGCTTTGCGCCCTATGCGAGCTACTCGACCTCGTTCGAGCCGGTCGCGGGCACGACCTTCGCCGGAACGCCGTTCAAGCCGACCGAGGGCGAGCAATACGAGGTCGGCTTCAAATACGAGCTGCCGGGCGCCAACGCGTTCATCCAGGCGGCGGCTTACGAGCTGACGCAGACCAATGTCTCGACGAGCGACCTGGCCAATGTCGGCTTCCAGGTCCAGACCGGCGAGGTGCGGGCGCGCGGCATCGAGGTCGAGGCGCGGGCTACGGTGTTCGACAATCTCGATCTGATCGCGGCCTATGCCTATACCGATGCCGAGGTGACCAAGAGCAATGGCGTCGATCTCGGCAAGCGCCCCACCGTCGTGCCGCGCCACATGGCTTCGCTGTGGGGGCACTACACCTTCAGGACGGGCATGCTCGCCGGTCTCGGGCTCGGCGCTGGCGTGCGCTATGTCGGCGAGGGCGCGGGCGACCCCGGCAACACCTTCTTCACGCCGGACTACACGCTCGTCGATGCCGCGATCAGCTATGATTTCGGCGCGGCGAACCCGGCCCTGAAGGCCTGGAAGCTGCAGGTCAACGCGCACAACCTGTTCGACAAGGAATACATCTCGGGCTGCTACGCTGCCGTGCAGTGCTCCTTCGGGCTGCGCCGGACCGTGCTCGCGACCTTGTCCTATCGCTGGTGA
- a CDS encoding alpha/beta hydrolase-fold protein produces MPRAVTSDDPVSLPGTVQRDITTRDGLAYRLLLGMPAEPAPPGGFPVLVLVDGNALFATAATAARLQAGRSEVTGVGPAIVLGIGYPGDKPFDVERRQRDLLPVTDGADRFLDVIAGEILPAVAAIAPLDPSRCALVGHSYGGLFALHTLFTRPGLFASYVASSPSIWWNDRAILATEEAFRARAGGHPGRLLIAVGEDEQAGAARTPPSRAQRLSMARMVDNAAEMAVRLQASGRVSCESVVFPGENHVSVIPAMLSRAVAFALADLAMQRTAAA; encoded by the coding sequence GTGCCGAGAGCGGTGACATCCGACGATCCGGTCAGCCTGCCGGGAACCGTGCAGCGTGACATCACGACACGCGACGGGCTGGCCTATCGGCTCCTGCTGGGGATGCCGGCGGAGCCGGCGCCGCCCGGGGGCTTTCCGGTGCTCGTCCTGGTCGACGGCAATGCACTGTTTGCGACGGCTGCGACCGCCGCGCGGCTGCAGGCCGGGCGCTCTGAGGTGACAGGCGTCGGCCCGGCCATCGTGCTCGGCATCGGCTATCCCGGCGACAAGCCCTTCGACGTTGAGCGCCGGCAGCGCGACCTGCTGCCCGTGACTGACGGGGCGGATCGATTCCTGGACGTCATCGCGGGCGAGATTCTGCCTGCGGTGGCCGCGATCGCACCGCTCGATCCCAGTCGGTGCGCGCTCGTCGGCCATTCCTATGGCGGCCTCTTTGCCTTGCACACGCTGTTCACCCGGCCGGGCCTGTTTGCGTCCTACGTCGCGAGCAGCCCATCGATCTGGTGGAACGACCGGGCGATCCTGGCGACGGAGGAGGCATTTCGCGCCCGGGCCGGCGGCCATCCCGGTCGCCTGCTGATCGCCGTGGGCGAAGACGAGCAGGCCGGGGCAGCCCGCACGCCGCCATCGCGTGCGCAGCGTCTCAGCATGGCCCGCATGGTCGACAATGCCGCCGAGATGGCCGTGCGCCTTCAGGCCTCCGGGCGGGTGTCCTGCGAAAGCGTCGTCTTCCCGGGCGAGAACCACGTCTCCGTCATTCCGGCGATGCTGTCGCGCGCCGTCGCCTTCGCGCTCGCCGATCTTGCCATGCAGAGGACAGCAGCCGCATGA
- a CDS encoding ABC transporter substrate-binding protein: MTHAGAVLIRLSRRAFAMALASLSLATVALAQPVVVTDVLGRTVTLPAPAKRIVLAQGRQLNALGLLHPDPLSLLAGWGADHQRQNADAYARYRARFPMIDSIPTVGDGVTEGGFSLEKTVALAPDLVVLSGSLAGTRRGSGDLVQRLEAAGITVAVVDFYLRPLTDTVPSLRILGRLIGREQQAEDFIRFYEGRLGRIAQRLEGATRPSVFIHAHAGGPECCMTPGKGTFDDFITAAGGRNMSAPLLPGATGQISLEQLITSDPEVYVATGGTHMAKSGGLVLGLGVPRETAAASFAKLLSQPGLATLSAVRNSRVSAMWQLFNDTPLHVVAIEALAKWIHPERFADLHPAETLAEATRFSAIPLDGTLWLDAPGGGPKPPRP, encoded by the coding sequence ATGACCCATGCCGGAGCGGTTCTTATCCGCCTGTCCCGACGGGCCTTCGCCATGGCGCTGGCTTCGCTTTCGCTGGCAACCGTTGCCCTCGCGCAGCCCGTTGTCGTCACGGACGTTTTAGGCCGCACCGTCACGCTGCCTGCCCCCGCGAAGCGGATCGTGCTGGCGCAAGGCCGCCAGCTCAACGCGCTCGGCCTGCTCCATCCCGATCCGCTGAGCCTCCTGGCGGGCTGGGGCGCCGACCATCAACGCCAGAACGCAGATGCCTATGCGCGCTACCGCGCCCGCTTCCCTATGATCGACAGCATTCCGACGGTCGGCGACGGCGTGACGGAGGGCGGTTTCTCGCTCGAGAAGACGGTTGCGCTGGCGCCAGACCTCGTCGTGCTCAGCGGCTCGCTCGCCGGCACGCGGCGAGGTTCCGGCGATCTCGTGCAGCGACTGGAGGCGGCGGGAATCACGGTGGCCGTGGTCGATTTCTACCTGCGGCCGCTTACCGACACGGTGCCGAGCCTGCGTATCCTCGGGAGGCTGATCGGGCGCGAGCAGCAGGCGGAGGATTTCATCCGCTTCTACGAAGGCAGGCTCGGCCGGATCGCCCAGCGACTGGAGGGCGCGACGCGTCCCTCCGTCTTCATCCATGCCCATGCCGGCGGGCCGGAATGCTGCATGACGCCGGGCAAGGGCACCTTCGACGATTTCATCACGGCCGCCGGCGGGCGCAACATGTCCGCGCCGCTGCTGCCAGGCGCGACCGGGCAGATCAGCCTGGAGCAACTGATCACGTCGGACCCGGAGGTCTATGTCGCGACCGGCGGCACGCATATGGCCAAGTCCGGCGGCCTCGTGCTTGGGCTGGGCGTGCCGCGAGAGACGGCTGCGGCGAGCTTCGCGAAGCTGCTCTCGCAGCCCGGGCTGGCCACTCTGAGCGCCGTGCGGAATAGCCGGGTGAGTGCGATGTGGCAGCTCTTCAACGATACGCCGCTCCATGTCGTCGCCATCGAGGCGCTGGCCAAATGGATCCACCCCGAGCGCTTCGCCGATCTCCACCCGGCGGAGACCCTCGCCGAAGCCACCCGGTTTTCAGCGATCCCACTCGACGGGACGCTCTGGCTCGATGCGCCTGGCGGAGGGCCGAAGCCGCCACGCCCGTGA
- a CDS encoding siderophore-interacting protein: MSPLFAETTIALAVPETVLTPLCAHLLDHDAQIHRDPDQTVIRLGQGLARLRVARGTLAVTVEAPDLASLRELKRAIASHVVEFVPAGERPNIVWSGDGSAPSLPPDFRLLTVIGVEQLSPHLKRIRFSGEDLARYASLEALHVRLFLPTDGTAEPVWPTLGADGLLHPVPPEQRPAIRKYTIRQIAPAAGTLAIDFVLHDDAGPGSAFAARACAGDRIGMAGPGGRGLKAAGRYLFICDETGLPAAARMLENLAGTAQGIALIEVADAREELPLAAPAGVAVRWLHRDARSPGAPSPLLEAFDALAWDADGPDLYLWSATEHEVFRQIRSAAKERLRAGQDQQLIVSYWRAGLSEDQHAAEKRAAARAA, encoded by the coding sequence ATGAGCCCGCTTTTTGCCGAAACGACGATCGCACTGGCCGTGCCCGAGACGGTGCTGACCCCGCTCTGCGCTCACCTGCTCGATCACGACGCGCAGATTCACCGCGACCCGGACCAGACCGTGATCCGGCTCGGGCAGGGGCTGGCGCGGCTGCGGGTCGCCCGGGGCACGCTCGCGGTCACCGTCGAGGCGCCCGACCTCGCCTCGCTTCGAGAGCTGAAGCGGGCGATTGCGAGCCATGTCGTCGAATTCGTCCCTGCCGGGGAGCGACCGAACATCGTCTGGAGCGGCGATGGCAGCGCGCCGTCCCTGCCACCCGACTTCCGACTGCTCACCGTCATCGGGGTCGAGCAACTCTCGCCGCATCTGAAGCGAATCCGCTTCAGCGGGGAGGACCTTGCGCGCTACGCCTCGCTGGAGGCGCTGCATGTCCGTCTGTTCCTTCCGACGGACGGCACGGCGGAGCCGGTCTGGCCGACGCTCGGCGCCGACGGTCTGCTGCATCCGGTCCCGCCGGAGCAGCGACCGGCGATCCGCAAGTATACGATCCGTCAGATCGCCCCGGCCGCCGGGACGCTGGCGATCGATTTCGTGCTGCATGACGACGCCGGACCGGGCTCGGCGTTCGCGGCGCGGGCCTGTGCGGGCGACCGGATCGGCATGGCCGGGCCGGGCGGTCGCGGCCTGAAAGCCGCCGGGCGCTACCTCTTCATCTGCGACGAGACCGGGCTGCCGGCCGCGGCCCGCATGCTCGAGAACCTGGCCGGGACGGCGCAGGGCATCGCGCTGATCGAGGTCGCCGATGCGAGGGAAGAGTTGCCGCTGGCAGCGCCCGCCGGGGTCGCGGTTCGCTGGCTGCATCGCGATGCGCGCTCGCCCGGCGCGCCGTCACCGCTGCTGGAGGCGTTCGATGCGCTCGCATGGGATGCGGACGGGCCGGACCTATATCTCTGGTCGGCGACCGAGCATGAGGTCTTTCGCCAGATCCGCAGCGCGGCGAAGGAGCGGCTGCGGGCCGGTCAGGATCAGCAACTGATCGTCAGCTATTGGCGCGCGGGGCTTTCCGAGGACCAGCACGCCGCCGAAAAGCGGGCCGCAGCGCGCGCCGCCTGA
- a CDS encoding FAD-binding oxidoreductase, which yields MAEPFPLQPSLWYATAPEAIPTPALSADTTADVCVIGAGFAGLSTALHLAEAGVSVVVLEAHEPGWGGSGRNGGQVIPGIKYDPSEIAAKFGPAAGEALTRFVGSTADLVFDLIARHGMDVPYKRAGWIQGAHTPAMAETVKRRAGEWQQRGIDAAFLDKDAVARLLGTERYLAGWIDRRAGGVQPLAYARGLAKAAIAAGARIHGQSKVVSLKRGGTHWTIRTAQGAAVTAPRVVVATNGYTGDLIPKLRQTVIRPNSFIVATEALSDNLAGTILPGGQVTSDTRQLLLYFRKDHQNRLLMGGRGPFREPRDASDWAHLERVVGKMYPQVKGVRFDFRWCGRVALTRDFLPHLHEPEPGLLVDIGCMGRGVGLQSAMGKAMAEYIASGDRSRLPFPVVPIKPLPLHALNELYVSAIIAWYRLTDGGMTDKAA from the coding sequence TTGGCCGAGCCATTTCCGCTCCAGCCCTCGCTCTGGTACGCGACCGCACCGGAAGCCATCCCGACTCCGGCGCTCTCCGCCGACACCACGGCCGATGTCTGCGTGATCGGCGCAGGTTTCGCTGGCCTCTCGACGGCGCTGCATCTGGCCGAAGCCGGTGTCTCCGTCGTCGTGCTCGAGGCGCATGAACCCGGCTGGGGCGGCTCCGGCCGCAATGGCGGCCAGGTCATCCCCGGCATCAAATATGATCCGAGCGAGATCGCAGCCAAATTCGGCCCCGCCGCGGGTGAGGCCCTGACGCGCTTCGTCGGTTCCACCGCCGACCTCGTCTTCGACCTGATCGCGCGCCACGGCATGGATGTGCCGTACAAGCGCGCCGGCTGGATTCAGGGAGCCCATACCCCGGCCATGGCCGAGACGGTGAAACGCCGGGCCGGCGAATGGCAGCAGCGCGGCATCGACGCCGCGTTCCTCGACAAGGACGCGGTCGCAAGGCTGCTCGGCACCGAGCGCTATCTTGCTGGCTGGATCGACAGGCGCGCCGGCGGCGTGCAGCCGCTCGCCTATGCGCGCGGACTGGCGAAAGCCGCCATCGCAGCCGGTGCGCGCATCCACGGACAGAGCAAGGTCGTCTCGCTGAAGCGCGGAGGTACGCACTGGACGATCCGCACCGCGCAGGGCGCGGCCGTCACGGCGCCGCGCGTCGTGGTCGCCACCAATGGCTATACCGGCGACCTGATCCCGAAGCTCCGCCAGACCGTGATCCGGCCGAACTCCTTCATCGTCGCGACGGAAGCCCTCTCGGACAACCTCGCCGGCACGATCCTGCCCGGGGGGCAGGTGACCTCCGACACGCGGCAATTGTTGCTGTATTTCCGCAAGGACCACCAGAACCGCCTCCTGATGGGAGGACGTGGCCCATTCCGGGAGCCAAGGGACGCCTCCGACTGGGCTCATCTCGAACGCGTCGTCGGCAAGATGTATCCGCAGGTGAAGGGCGTGCGCTTCGACTTCCGCTGGTGCGGACGCGTGGCGCTGACACGTGATTTCCTGCCACATCTGCACGAGCCGGAGCCTGGGCTGCTGGTCGATATCGGCTGCATGGGGCGCGGCGTCGGCCTCCAGAGCGCCATGGGCAAGGCAATGGCGGAGTATATCGCCAGCGGCGACCGGAGCCGCCTGCCCTTCCCCGTCGTGCCGATCAAGCCGCTGCCGCTGCATGCGCTCAACGAACTTTACGTCTCGGCCATCATCGCCTGGTATCGGCTGACCGATGGCGGGATGACCGACAAGGCGGCGTGA
- a CDS encoding amino acid ABC transporter ATP-binding protein, with the protein MIEIAGVTKSFGAFPVLKGITASVDKGEVVCLIGPSGSGKSTILRCINGLESYDGGAITIDGERVEHDKPSIIGIRTAMAMVFQRFNLFPHRTALENVVEGPIFVKKEPPAQAMARGRELLARVGLAEKIDAYPGQLSGGQMQRVAIARALAMQPKAILFDEPTSALDPELVGEVLQVMKSLADDGMTMLVVTHEMGFAREVADRVLFLDGGVIVEQGPAREVLSAPSHPRTQDFLRRVLRPI; encoded by the coding sequence ATGATCGAGATCGCCGGCGTCACCAAGAGCTTCGGCGCTTTCCCGGTGCTCAAGGGCATCACCGCCAGCGTCGACAAGGGGGAGGTCGTTTGCCTGATCGGCCCCTCCGGCTCGGGCAAATCGACCATCCTGCGCTGCATCAACGGGCTCGAATCCTATGATGGCGGCGCGATCACCATCGATGGCGAGCGTGTCGAACACGACAAGCCCTCGATCATCGGCATCCGTACGGCGATGGCGATGGTGTTCCAGCGCTTCAATCTGTTCCCGCATCGCACGGCGCTGGAGAACGTCGTCGAAGGCCCGATCTTCGTGAAGAAGGAGCCTCCGGCACAGGCGATGGCGCGGGGACGCGAACTGCTCGCCCGGGTCGGCCTCGCGGAGAAGATCGACGCCTATCCCGGCCAGTTGTCCGGCGGGCAGATGCAGCGTGTCGCCATCGCGCGCGCTCTCGCCATGCAGCCCAAGGCGATCCTGTTCGACGAACCGACCTCCGCGCTCGATCCAGAACTCGTCGGCGAAGTGCTGCAGGTGATGAAGAGCCTGGCCGATGACGGCATGACCATGCTGGTCGTCACCCATGAGATGGGTTTCGCCCGCGAGGTCGCCGACCGCGTGCTGTTCCTGGATGGCGGCGTCATCGTCGAGCAGGGCCCGGCCCGCGAGGTTCTCAGCGCTCCCAGCCATCCGCGTACCCAGGATTTCCTGCGCCGCGTGCTGCGCCCGATCTGA